One bacterium genomic window, CCTTCCGGCAGTTTGGCCTTGATATCATCCTGATTAAACACACTAATGGCCTGTAAAAACCCGGAAATCAACAAATGAACATCATTGTTCATGGAACCGATAATGGTCTCTCCCAAACTCCCCAGCAGGGTATAGGTTGTATTGGATTGAAGCCCTCCTGCTGAATTGAGATGCCGTTCATTGATGCTGTACTCATCATCTGTCATGGCCCATCCTGTTGATGCCAGCAGGCATATCGCTATTACTATAATTATTTTTTTCATGTTCCCTCCTGTCCCCACAGTTTTCAGGCACTGTGCTCCTTGTCTCATTCTTCTTTTCCTTTTCCGGGCGTTTCTACAATCGCCCATACTTTATCGTCAATATCCATACTCAAACCCTGAACCTCTGCCAAGCTGATGTTCGGATCAACCATTTCTATGATGATCCCGGCAATAGGCGCACCTTTGGCATCCAGCAGTGAACCGGAGTAGCCTTTTTTGATGCCATGATTACGACCGATATTTAATACAATCTGATTGACCAATCCGCCTTTTCGCCGGACTTCCAGCACCTGCGCCTGCACCCGGGTTGCATCCTTTTCAGGCTTTGCAGTAACCTGCATGTCTGCAACCATTTCTTCAAGCAGATCCGCCTGGGATTTTTCCGGTTCTGCCGGTTTATCGGATTTTCCTGTGCTCTTGATAGGTGCCAGGACATATCCCAAACTCACCCGGTGCGCCGAATTGAGCACTTCCACAAAATTGAGCGCATAATTCAGGCTAAAATTTTGCCATACAACACCCAAACCGGCAGTAATCCCGCCCATATCAACGCCTAATTTGTAACCGCCGCGTACAGCCACCATATCTGCGATAAAAACTTCCAGACCCACATTACCGTTCCATTTTTCTTCCAAATCATACTGTACATCTCCGGCAAATCTGATATTCACCACCGGATCAGGATCAAATGCATACGACAGTCCGGCCAGTCCATAAGCAGGCAGAGGATCTGCGGTAGTATCATATTGAATGGGCGTTCCGATGTTTTTCAAAGCCAGACCCACATTGAGATTTTCCGCCAATGGTTTAATCTCGTAATACACTCCAAGATCACCTGCCAATGCAAATGCCGAATATTCTTCGACCAATGTCGAATAAAGCATCTTCGCACTGACACCGAACGCCACTACCTGTCCCATAATCCCAAAGCGCTTGGCTGCGCCCAAAGAGAGGAGCATATCCCTCTGCGCGTTGATATTGCTGATATCGCCATCATAAGTCACCAGCTCCATCACGCCGGCATCATAATAGAGAAAATGACTCATCATGTTCCAACCATCGCGTAAACGCATATCATAAGAAATGGAACCAAATGCATCTTCCGCCAATCCACTGTAATACGTTGCTGCAACACGCGGATGTTTGATGTCGAGCAATGCTGCGGGATTATAGTCATAGGCAGCCGAGCCCTCCCCCAATACAGCTGCCTGGGCATTTCCCATCCCGGCTGCGCGTACATTGATCTGATTTTTCAGCAGCAATCCCGAACAGGTTGTGGAATCCTGCGCATAGACACTCGAAATTATAAATATTGCGCCTAGCATGGTCATCACAGTTTTCTTGTTCATGCCAACCCTCCTTGATCAACCTGTAGGGGCACGGCGCGCCGTGCTCCTACAACATTAAATTTTTTCACCATTTGGCCATCTCCATGCGGCGTTTGGTTTCCGCATTAATGGGAATATTCAAATAGATATGTGAAAAGTGCTTAAAACCGATCTCATTGTTTGTGAGATCAATATCCTTGCACACGATTTTCAATGCTTTTTGAGTGGGTTCGTCCAATTGGGCTGTCACTGCAACATCATGCCCGTATAAATAGAGCCATCCCTGGACTACTGCGATAATCTCTGAACGATTCATGTAGCGGTAATAATTGGCAATCTGTTCCATCACGTACCGGTCCGGCTTGGCATCCGATCCCAGCAACCGCCAATAAGGCAGACGCAGATGGCGGCCCACCAACTGGATCACACTCGTCTCCACCAAAAGCCGCACTGCTGCATGACGGCCCTGAACTTTCTTGATACTGCCTTTGGCGCCGAATGACTGTCCGAACAAACTGATACCCACCTCTTTATTACTCAATGCCTTACGCACTTCCATGGAATTGACTGTATTGATTTTGGGAATACCGGTCATGGTATTAAAATCCAGCAAATTAAAATCCAGTGTAATCCGCGCCAGACCCCATTTGCTTGCAGCGCTCAAACGCATATCAACAGCTGTGGAAGGCATATCCTGCGGCAATCCACTGAAATCAGCACCCAAACTTCCGTCTGTATTTGATCCCCGGGTCATGAGGCCGCGGTCAAACTCGGTCACCCCTCCGCTGAGCACCACATCCGGCAGGGCTTTATTACCCAAGGCGCCATAACCTGTCATGACTGTATTCTGAATAAAAGAAGGATCATACGGAATAAAAGTGACCTTGCCACCGATAGTATTCAATGTGCTTTTCATCATCTCTGTGATATCTCTGGGTATTTCATAACCAGTGGACGAAGAGCTGCCGGTGTTGTCCCCCAAAGGCTTGCACATAATTTTCATGGATGGCGTGTCATAGATATCTGTCATGATCCCCAAATCATTCAAAGCATTTGTAAATGAAGTCACCTTCATTTGGGGGAGGCTTTCTTGAAGTTCAACATCCACTTCACGCGGATCAATTGATGCGCATGCTGGAATCAACCCAATCATACTGATGCTGATCATGCTGAACCAAAATCGCTTGAATTTTATTGGTTTCATAACCATGATACGCCACTCCTTTTTTTTCATTTTTCAATGACAATATTGATGACTTTGTCAACCGTACTACCGGATTCCACAACAATGCTGTTCTGATTGTTATCACCTGAACCATCATTTAAATTAATATTATTTTTATTTGATTTTTTC contains:
- a CDS encoding PorV/PorQ family protein translates to MNKKTVMTMLGAIFIISSVYAQDSTTCSGLLLKNQINVRAAGMGNAQAAVLGEGSAAYDYNPAALLDIKHPRVAATYYSGLAEDAFGSISYDMRLRDGWNMMSHFLYYDAGVMELVTYDGDISNINAQRDMLLSLGAAKRFGIMGQVVAFGVSAKMLYSTLVEEYSAFALAGDLGVYYEIKPLAENLNVGLALKNIGTPIQYDTTADPLPAYGLAGLSYAFDPDPVVNIRFAGDVQYDLEEKWNGNVGLEVFIADMVAVRGGYKLGVDMGGITAGLGVVWQNFSLNYALNFVEVLNSAHRVSLGYVLAPIKSTGKSDKPAEPEKSQADLLEEMVADMQVTAKPEKDATRVQAQVLEVRRKGGLVNQIVLNIGRNHGIKKGYSGSLLDAKGAPIAGIIIEMVDPNISLAEVQGLSMDIDDKVWAIVETPGKGKEE